The nucleotide window TTTATCGCAAAAAATTAAAACAGTTGTTCAAGAAAAATTAGCAATTGGTAATAATAATTATGAAATTTTAACAAAGGTTAAAAAAGAATAAAAATATGTTATTAAGGTAATTTATGATATGAATATTAGGAGATTAATTTAAATATTTACATCCCAATAAATATTTTAATTTTATGCATACATAAAATCAGAAAAGTTTGTTTTGTTAAAAAAAGTGTGATAAGATGATATTGTTAATTTATATAGTTTTAGGAGTTGAAATATTATGGCTACTGTTGTTGTCAAAGCAGGAGAACCGCTAGACAAAGCGTTAAAACGATTTAACAAGGTTTCTTCAGTTAAAAGAAAAGAAGCCCGAAAACGTGAACACTGAATGAGCAAAAAAGAAAAAAGACGTTATAAACAAGAACAATCACGTAGTTTTCGTTAAAAAAATCCCATTTTAAATGGGATTTTTTTTAAAAATTACTATCTTTTAAAATTACATAATCAACTTTTTTAATGGCCGAAAGATCTTTACCCCCAGCATATGAAATTGATGATTGCAAATCTTCTGTCATTTCACGTAATGTTTCAAAAATGCTGCCACGAATTTCAATTAATTCTTTTTTACCTTCAACATAACGTTTTTCACCTTTATTATATTCACTTGCTGAGCCAAAATATTCTTTATATTTAATACCATTATTATCAACTTGTTTACCAGGTGATTCTTGGTGTGCAGCAAATAAACTCCCAATCATGCACATTGTTGCGCCCATTCGGATTGATTTTGCAATATCACCATTAACCCGTAATCCACCATCAGCAATAATTGGTTTTGAGCTACCTTTACTGCATCATTTAACAGCAGATAATTGTCATCCACCATTACCAAAACCAGTTTTTAATTTAGTAATACATACTTTGCCCGGTCCAATTCCAACTTTTGTTGCGTCAGCGCCTCATTGTTCTAAATCACGAACAGCTTTTGGCGTTCCAACATTACCTGCAATAATAAATGTTTCATGACCTAAATGTTTACGGATATGTTCAATCATTTTTTTTACACTAAAAGCATGACCGTGAGCAATATCAATTGTAATATAGTCAGGTACTAATTGCTCTTTTTTTAATGTTTCGATTAATGCAACATCATCTGATTTAACCCCAACTGAAATTGATGTAACTAAGTTTTTACTTTTCATATGTTTAATAAACTTAACTTGATCTACGTTAAAACGATGCATAATGTAAAAATAATTTTTTTCTGCTAATTTTTCACATAATTCTTCATTAACTACCGTTGCCATATTTGAAGGGACGACAGGTAAATTAAAAGTATGTTTTCCTAATTTAACAGTTGTATCACATTCTTTTCGAGAATTGACAACACATAATTCTGGAATTAATTGAATGTCTTCATAATCAAATGCTTTCATTATTTTAATTTCACCTCACTTATTAAATGTACCATAAAATAAGGCGAAAAACCCGAGTTTTCTTTTTAAAAAAGAATAAAAAAATATCTTGTAATCATCT belongs to Spiroplasma melliferum and includes:
- a CDS encoding 30S ribosomal protein S21, translating into MATVVVKAGEPLDKALKRFNKVSSVKRKEARKREHWMSKKEKRRYKQEQSRSFR
- a CDS encoding guanosine 5'-monophosphate oxidoreductase, with the translated sequence MKAFDYEDIQLIPELCVVNSRKECDTTVKLGKHTFNLPVVPSNMATVVNEELCEKLAEKNYFYIMHRFNVDQVKFIKHMKSKNLVTSISVGVKSDDVALIETLKKEQLVPDYITIDIAHGHAFSVKKMIEHIRKHLGHETFIIAGNVGTPKAVRDLEQWGADATKVGIGPGKVCITKLKTGFGNGGWQLSAVKWCSKGSSKPIIADGGLRVNGDIAKSIRMGATMCMIGSLFAAHQESPGKQVDNNGIKYKEYFGSASEYNKGEKRYVEGKKELIEIRGSIFETLREMTEDLQSSISYAGGKDLSAIKKVDYVILKDSNF